From one Lotus japonicus ecotype B-129 chromosome 3, LjGifu_v1.2 genomic stretch:
- the LOC130745041 gene encoding uncharacterized protein LOC130745041: protein MEDRRMWNVSLVRSVFSSYESNKILQIPLCARPGKDRLIWKDSSIGQYSVKAGYRLLRTRASPPQASGPSGTNASHLWQKIWAISTLPRCKELVWRACKGVLPVRMNLKRRGMEIDTTCPCCGEAEETTTHALLTCIGIRRIWFASHLNIHINEEIPENFLGWLELVLEHPNEDTMADIFNLIWVIWKRRNAWLYDGQLWSFERSLAKAAAICIRQDTEVDGLQLGKTQRGLLNSHKSGCGPWCNYQGC from the coding sequence ATGGAGGACAGAAGGATGTGGAATGTGAGCCTTGTCAGGTCTGTTTTCTCCAGCTATGAATCTAACAAAATTCTACAGATCCCACTGTGTGCAAGACCAGGAAAGGATCGTCTGATATGGAAGGATAGTTCCATTGGCCAGTATAGTGTCAAGGCGGGCTACCGGTTGTTGAGAACCCGGGCATCCCCTCCACAAGCTAGTGGCCCCTCGGGAACCAATGCTTCTCATCTATGGCAGAAAATCTGGGCCATAAGTACTCTTCCAAGATGCAAGGAGCTAGTGTGGAGAGCCTGTAAAGGGGTCCTACCTGTAAGGATGAACCTGAAGAGAAGGGGAATGGAAATTGATACAACCTGCCCCTGCTGTGGCGAAGCGGAAGAAACGACAACCCACGCTCTACTTACCTGCATTGGCATTAGGAGAATATGGTTTGCGTCTCATCTCAACATCCATATCAATGAAGAGATCCCAGAGAACTTCCTAGGATGGCTGGAACTAGTTCTTGAACATCCAAACGAAGATACTATGGCTGATATCTTTAACTTGATTTGGGTAATTTGGAAGAGACGGAATGCTTGGCTCTATGATGGACAACTGTGGAGCTTTGAGAGATCTTTGGCTAAGGCTGCTGCAATATGCATAAGACAGGATACTGAGGTTGATGGCCTTCAATTGGGTAAAACTCAACGTGGACTCCTCAATTCGCACAAATCTGGGTGCGGGCCATGGTGCAATTATCAGGGATGCTAG
- the LOC130747560 gene encoding transcription initiation factor TFIID subunit 14b — protein sequence MTNSSSSKKHDQDQPESSSPTLKSQRTKMPKSEDTDKKNSGKKLKDVEISVPIVYGNIAFWLGKKASEYQSHKWTVYVRGATNEDLGAIVKRCVFQLHSSFNNPTRVVESPPFELSETGWGEFEIAITLYFHSDVCDKPLNLYHHLKLYPEDENSSMTTKKPVVVELYDEIVFPDPSEAFLSRVQGHPAVNLPRLPAGVTLPPPIPVEDASKRRKGDTKDHSLTQWFTNFSEADELLQLAAARQQVQAHIAKLRRQISLIDGQQQQFKSTPEQ from the exons ATGACAAACAGCTCATCTTCGAAAAAACATGATCAGGATCAGCCTGAGTCAAGTAGTCCTACCCTGAAATCTCAGCGAACCAAAATGCCCAAATCCGAAGACACCGATAAGAAG AACTCGGGTAAGAAACTCAAAGATGTAGAGATAAGTGTTCCAATTGTGTATGGGAACATAGCATTCTGGCTTGGCAAGAAGGCTAGTGA GTATCAATCACATAAGTGGACTGTGTATGTTCGAGGAGCGACCAATGAGGACCTTGGGGCGATAGTAAAACGTTGCGTTTTTCAGCTGCATTCTAGTTTTAATAACCCCACACGGGTTGTGGAGTCACCGCCTTTTGAGTTGTCTGAGACAGGATGGGGGGAGTTTGAGATTGCCATAACATTGTATTTCCACAGTGATGTTTGCGACAAGCCTTTGAACTT ATATCATCACTTGAAATTGTATCCTGAGGATGAAAACAGTTCCATGACCACTAAGAAGCCTGTTGTTGTGGAACTTTATGATGAGATAGTCTTCCCTGATCCTTCTGAGGCTTTCTTATCCCGTGTGCAAGGTCATCCAGCTGTGAACTTGCCAAGATTACCTGCTGGGGTCACCTTGCCTCCTCCCA TACCTGTTGAGGATGCAAGTAAAAGAAGGAAAGGTGATACCAAAGATCATTCCTTAACCCAATGGTTCACGAATTTCTCAGAAGCAGATGAGCTCTTGCAGCTTGCTGCAGCTCGCCAGCAG GTTCAAGCTCACATTGCTAAACTCAGACGACAGATAAGCTTGATAGATGGACAGCAACAGCAGTTTAAATCTACTCCTGAGCAGTAG